A single region of the Eriocheir sinensis breed Jianghai 21 chromosome 53, ASM2467909v1, whole genome shotgun sequence genome encodes:
- the LOC126983268 gene encoding protein spaetzle 3-like produces the protein MALLLSVLVACIGAALSSVHPPAYGHPHPPAYGHHAPAYAHSYCDPTAAPACAANSTLSYCLEDPEYPEYEIKGAISADHIFAKKYADVADQSADDLVETVAKKQEEAFDYSYYTGASTGASPYDVTHWAGPEGYICPSDVAYARPRRALNVEGKWRVIVNDVHYYTQTARLETCLFPEAACRALAPCYKSHCTQKYVYHRLLSFDPCDPYKGLFIDIYKLPSACSCHIPA, from the coding sequence TCGGTACTTGTGGCGTGCATCGGGGCCGCCCTCAGCTCCGTGCACCCACCAGCCTACGGCCACCCACACCCCCCCGCCTACGGCCACCACGCCCCCGCCTACGCCCACTCCTACTGCGACCCCACCGCCGCCCCCGCCTGCGCCGCCAACTCCACGCTCTCCTACTGCCTCGAGGACCCCGAGTACCCCGAGTATGAGATCAAGGGCGCCATCAGCGCCGACCACATCTTCGCCAAGAAGTACGCCGACGTGGCCGACCAGTCCGCCGACGACCTGGTGGAGACGGTGGccaagaagcaggaggaggcctTCGACTACTCCTACTACACCGGCGCCTCCACCGGCGCCTCCCCCTACGACGTGACCCACTGGGCCGGCCCCGAGGGCTACATCTGCCCCTCCGACGTGGCCTACGCCAGGCCCCGTCGCGCCCTCAACGTGGAGGGCAAGTGGCGCGTCATCGTCAACGACGTGCACTACTACACGCAGACGGCGCGCCTGGAGACCTGCCTGTTCCCCGAGGCCGCCTGCCGCGCCCTGGCGCCCTGCTACAAGAGCCACTGCACGCAGAAGTACGTctaccaccgcctcctctccttcGACCCCTGCGACCCCTACAAGGGCCTCTTCATCGACATCTACAAGCTGCCCTCCGCCTGCTCCTGCCACATCCCCGCCTAA